Part of the Longimicrobium sp. genome is shown below.
GGTCTCCTCCCGGAGAGGGCTCAGGGTTTGGGTTCTAAGTCCTGGAGTCCTAAGTCCTGAGTCCTGAGTGTTGATCTACAAATCCGGAGTCCTGACGCCGCCCACCACTGGCACTTGGGACTTAGGACTCAGGACTTAGGACTTCTTTTCCTACGCCTGCGTCTGCCCCGCGAGCTGCTGGATCTTGATGATCACGAACTCCGCGGGCTTCAGCGGCGCGAAGCCCACCACGATGTTCACGATCCCGCGGTCGATGTCGTTCTGCGTGGTGGTCTCGCTGTCGCACTTCACCAGGTACGCCTCCTTCGGCGTCTTCCCCTGGAAGGCGCCCTGGCGGAAGAGGTTCTGCATGAACGCGCCGACGTTCAGCCGGATCTGCGCCCACAGCGGCTCGTCGTTGGGCTCGAACACCACCCACTTCAGCCCCTGGAACAGGCTCTCCTCCAGGTAGAGGGCGAGCCGCCGCACGGGGATGTACTTCCACTCGCTGGCCTGCTGGTCGGCGCCGTCCAGCGTCCGCGCGCCCCACGCCACCCCGCCGTAGATGGGGAAGGAGCGCAGCGCGTTCACCCCCAGCGGGTTCAGCCCCCCGTTCTCGCCGTCGGTGATGCGCGTCACCAGGCTCGCGCCCACGAGCGTGGCCTCCGTTCCCGCGGGCGCCTTCCACACGCCGCGCTGGGCGTCGGTGCGCGCGTACACGCCGGCCAGCGTGCCGCTGGCGCCCACGTTGCGCGGCCGGTCCTCCTTCAGCCGGTCGGCGATGGTCAGCCGCGGGAAGTAGACGGCGGCGTTGCGGCTCCTGAGCCCCTCGCCCTCCAGCGCCGTGAGGAAGCCGGTCATGTCGCCCGGCGTCTCCACCTCGGCGGGGATGTCGACGATCAGGAAGGCGCGCTTGTCCAGGCAGTACGGCTCCGCGTCGGCCAGCACCGCGAAGTGGCCCTCCTGCTCCAGCGCCGCCGCCGCGGGAATGCACAGGATGTTGAAGACGTACGGGGCGATGGTGTCGAGCGCGTGCATCCCGTCGATCAGCGCGCCGCTGTCGGGGGTGCCGCCGTCGCTGGCGGCCACGGCCGGGTCGGTGCCGTCCACGTCGGGAAGGTCGCCGAACGCGTCGAAGGCGCTGCTGTCGGCGTCGCCCAGCACGCCGGGCGCGGTCACGTCGCTCCCCGTGGCCGCGGGGCGCTCGCCCAGCCCCGCGCTCAGCACCGTCACCAGCCGCGACCCCTCGTTCACCGTGGTCATCACGTAGCGCGGGTGCTCGACGTCCATGCTGAGATTGCGATGGATCTCGCTGTCGACCACGGTGTTGCGCCCGTTGACCACGCGCACCTCGCGAATCACCAGGTTGAAGAGCGTCGCCGGGTCCGAGGACCGGTAGTCGACGCCGACCTGGAGGTTGTTCCCCCACACGCCGGGGCTGACCGCGGCCAGCAGGAGCGAGTCCTCCAGCGGCGAGCCGCCCTGCAGCAGGATCCCCGCGGGGGTGCCGCCGGTGTCGACGCGGACCACCCAGGCCACCGAACCGCCGTTGCGGTAGTACTGCTGGATGGCGAAGGAGGCCTCGCTGCGCTCGTCCAGCCCCCCGAACACGCGCTCGAAGTCGCCGAACGAGGTGATGCGCTGCGGGTCGTTCACCGGCCCCCGCGCGAAGAAGTCGACGAACGCGGTGTCGCTGGTGCTGACGCCGGCAATGGTGTGCACCCCGCTGGGGACCTCTTCCACGTAGACGCCCGGGTAGCTGTAGGTGCTGGGCATGGAACCTCCTCCGGTTTGAGGGTCACGCTGGCCCGGTCAGCGGTGGAGCGCGGGGGCGCCCTTCGCGGCGCCGGTCGCGCGCAGGCTTGCGTAGAAGGCCCGGTCCTCGGGCGCCGGCATGCACTCCGCCAGCGTCCGGGTGTGGTCCGGCTGCCGGGCGAACCAGCCGGTCACGTCGGTCTCACCCATCCGGTTCCACACGTGCCCCGCCCCGTGTCGCACCAGGATGTACAGCTCGCGGCGGTCCACCCGCACCGGCTCGCGTCCCCACGCCTGCAGGAACCACCAGTCCGCCTTGCTGCGCACGTCGAGGAACGGGTTGCGCTCCCAGATCTCGCGACTGAAGCAGATGGTGCCTCCCGCGCACCACCCCGGCCCCGAGTCCTTCAGCCGCCCCGTCGCGGCGATCAGGACCAGGAAGCGCCCCATTCCCGCGAACGCGGGCTCGCGGGCTCGCTTAACCGCGTCCACCATCGACTCCACGAAGCCCGGGTGGTACCAGTCGTCGTCGTCGATCTTCTGGACGATCCGCCCGCGCGCGGCCTCCATCAGCCGGTTCAGCTTCATCCCCTGACTCGTCCCCGGCTCCACCCGCAGGTAGCGGATGCGGGGATGGCGCGGGACGACGCTCTCGGCCGGCTCCTCGCCGTCGTCCGCGATCACCAGCTCCGTGTCGGCCAGCGTCTGCCGGCGCCAGCAGCGGATCACCTGGCGGAGGAAGGGGAGCCGGTCGCCCGTCCCCACGATCACGCTCACCTCGGGCTTCACGCGGCCACCGCCCGCCCGGCGCCGAGCGAGGCGTAGAACGCCAGGTCCGCCGCGGAGAGAGAGGACGGCGCCTCGACCTCGCGCCACTCGTCTCCCCCGCCCCCCGGCTCGCCGAAGCGCCAGGAGTTGCCGCCGTGGCGCACGTACAGGAAGCGCCCCTCGCCTGCCAGGCGGCGGACGCGGGCGCCGCCGGCCAGCAGCGCGCGCAGGAACTCCGCGTCCTCGGCCAGCGAGCGGTCGGGAAAGCGCGCCGCGCGCCAGTGCTTCCTGCGGAAGGCCACCGTCCCCCCGACCACGCCGTGGAAGAACAGCTGCTCGTGCCGATGGGGATCGCAGGCCCAGAAGCGGCACCCGGGGAGCTGCAGCAGGACGGCGCGGTCCAGCGCGGTGGCGTCGGCCTCGCCGGAGAGGATGGGGGCGACCTGGAAGGAGATGCGGTCGTCGGCGTACCAGTCGTCGTCGTCCCAGCAGACGATCACGTCGGCGGAGGCGGCCTGGACGGCCAGGTTGCGCTTGGCGCCGATGGTCATCCCCCGCCGCGCGCGGACGTAGCGGATGCGGGGGTCGCGGCGGGCGAGGTCGGAGACGGCGTCGCGGCCGTCGTCCACGATCACCAGCTCGCGGCGGGGATGGTCCTGCCGCAGGAAGTACTCGACCGCGCGCTCCGCGAAGCGCCGCCGGTCCGCCGTCGGCATGATGCAGGAGACGAGGGGCGCCTCTCCGTCACCTGCGTCGGGAGATGGAGATTCGGCCGCGGCGATGCGGCGAGGCTGCGGCGCGATGCGGCCGCGGGTGAAGTCGGAGGTGCGGAGCGAGGCGTAGAAGCGCTGGTCCGCGCCCAGCAGCCGGGAGACGTCGGAGAGCGGGCGGCGCTCCCAGAGCCGGCCGCGCAGCGACTTGGCGCTGGTGTTCCCCCCGTGCGCGAGGGCGACGTAGAACGAGTCGTCGTCCATCGCATGCAGCCGCGCGAGGTCCAGCGCCCAGACGAACGCGGTGTCCTCGCCCACGTGCAGGTCGTCGGCGAAGG
Proteins encoded:
- a CDS encoding glycosyltransferase family A protein, coding for MKPEVSVIVGTGDRLPFLRQVIRCWRRQTLADTELVIADDGEEPAESVVPRHPRIRYLRVEPGTSQGMKLNRLMEAARGRIVQKIDDDDWYHPGFVESMVDAVKRAREPAFAGMGRFLVLIAATGRLKDSGPGWCAGGTICFSREIWERNPFLDVRSKADWWFLQAWGREPVRVDRRELYILVRHGAGHVWNRMGETDVTGWFARQPDHTRTLAECMPAPEDRAFYASLRATGAAKGAPALHR
- a CDS encoding phage tail sheath C-terminal domain-containing protein; its protein translation is MPSTYSYPGVYVEEVPSGVHTIAGVSTSDTAFVDFFARGPVNDPQRITSFGDFERVFGGLDERSEASFAIQQYYRNGGSVAWVVRVDTGGTPAGILLQGGSPLEDSLLLAAVSPGVWGNNLQVGVDYRSSDPATLFNLVIREVRVVNGRNTVVDSEIHRNLSMDVEHPRYVMTTVNEGSRLVTVLSAGLGERPAATGSDVTAPGVLGDADSSAFDAFGDLPDVDGTDPAVAASDGGTPDSGALIDGMHALDTIAPYVFNILCIPAAAALEQEGHFAVLADAEPYCLDKRAFLIVDIPAEVETPGDMTGFLTALEGEGLRSRNAAVYFPRLTIADRLKEDRPRNVGASGTLAGVYARTDAQRGVWKAPAGTEATLVGASLVTRITDGENGGLNPLGVNALRSFPIYGGVAWGARTLDGADQQASEWKYIPVRRLALYLEESLFQGLKWVVFEPNDEPLWAQIRLNVGAFMQNLFRQGAFQGKTPKEAYLVKCDSETTTQNDIDRGIVNIVVGFAPLKPAEFVIIKIQQLAGQTQA
- a CDS encoding glycosyltransferase family 2 protein; amino-acid sequence: MPTRNRPRLAAQAVRWFVRQDYADAELVVLDDGAEGLRALIPDDPRVRYHRAEGRMKLGAKRNSLVELSRGELIAHWDDDDWMAPDRLSRQVAALRAAKADACGTRSLLYYHLAAGEAWRYRYPDGARPWLAGPTLLYRREAWEASPFADDLHVGEDTAFVWALDLARLHAMDDDSFYVALAHGGNTSAKSLRGRLWERRPLSDVSRLLGADQRFYASLRTSDFTRGRIAPQPRRIAAAESPSPDAGDGEAPLVSCIMPTADRRRFAERAVEYFLRQDHPRRELVIVDDGRDAVSDLARRDPRIRYVRARRGMTIGAKRNLAVQAASADVIVCWDDDDWYADDRISFQVAPILSGEADATALDRAVLLQLPGCRFWACDPHRHEQLFFHGVVGGTVAFRRKHWRAARFPDRSLAEDAEFLRALLAGGARVRRLAGEGRFLYVRHGGNSWRFGEPGGGGDEWREVEAPSSLSAADLAFYASLGAGRAVAA